From Thalassotalea psychrophila:
ACATTTACCTTGGAATAGCTCCAAACAAACTCGCAGTTTTGATAAGTATTTTGATGAAAAAGTGGTTCCGCAAGTAACTGAGTTATTAACTGAATATGGTGATATTCGCACCGTTTGGTTTGATACTCCAGGCTCTATGACAAAGGTGCAGTCGCAAAAACTCGTTGATTTAACCAGAAGCTTGCAGCCTAAAGCCATGATCAACAGCCGTATTGGTAACGGTGTGGGTGACTTTAAAACGTTAGGCGATCATAGTCTGTCACAAGTAAATCACCCTGGCCTTTGGGAAACAATTGATACTACCAACAATAGTTGGGGTTATGCTTGGTATGATAAAAACTGGAAGTCGGGTACTGAAATACTACATCGATTAATCTCAACCGTTGGCCGCGGTGGCAACTATATGATTAACATCGGCCCGACAGGTACAGGTGAAGTTCCAAAAATGGCTGAAAAGGGGCTGCTAAGTGCTGGTAATTGGCTAAAGCAGTACGGTGACACCATATATGGTGCAAAAGGCTCACCTTGGGGCCGTGCACAGGCTTGGGGCGACATTACCACAAAAGCAAACAAGCTGTACTTACATGTATTTGATTGGCCTGCCAATGGAGAAATCCAATTATCAAATTTAAGCAACAAGATTGTTTCTGCTGAACTTTTAAATGATACAAAGCAAAAAATAGTGAGTGAAAAGCAAAGCAATGGCTGGACAAGCATTAGCGTTCCTATTAAAAAGCCAAATGGTTTAATCCCTGTAATCGCGTTAACACTTGAAGGTGAACCAAAAGTTGATGGTACCCCAGGTATCGATCCTAGTATCAAAACAACACTAAATTCAGCATTTGCTAACTGTAATATCGGTTGTACAAATAAAGAAATTCGCTGGATGCAAAAATTTGGTGATTGGAACTATGCCAATAACTTGTTGAATTGGGAAGATAACGGCAAAGGAGAATGGAAAGTAGATGTGGCACAAGCTGGCGATTACTACTTTGAAGTGTCTTATTCAGCCGATGAGGTAGTTGATTTCAGTGAGTGGATTTTCTCATTTAATGGTGAAGAAATGATGTTACAAGCGCTTGATACTGGTGAGCGTAAAAACTCAAAGCGTCAGGGTAAAGGTCGTACTTTATATCGTTATAGAACGGATGCTGTGGGTGTTGTAAACCTGAAAGCGGGTAAGCAATCAATCACTGTTATTCCTAAAGGTAAAGTTGTTGGTGGTGGCATTAATTTAAATGCGATTCATTTAACACCTGCACAACTTTAATCAGTTCAACGTAGAGCAGCATGGCAAGGTAAATTATAAGATGTTTTATTCGACCGTTATCAAATTAGTTTTAGTATCCTTGGTATTCTTATGGTCAACTGCTCCACGGCTGCAAAATAATTAACAATAGTATCTCTAAAGTGCAACCTACATAGGTCGCACTTTTTTGTTTCAGGGAATAAATAACGTAGAACTGCCAAGGCTGACTTAAGTTCTGTTATTGCTGTTATATTCTTATTTTCGCTATAAACTGTATTGATAAAACTCTAAAAAACTTAGCAAAAAATGAAATCAATTACAGGCAGAAACATTCGTTGGGGTATTATCGGGCTTGGTGGTATTGCCCATAAATTTGCAACTGATCTAATCAACGTTGATGGTGCCGAGCTATATGCCGTGGCTTCAAGAACTCAAACCAAAGCAGATGATTTTGCCGACAAATATCAAGCAAAAGTTTCTTACGATAGTTATCAAAAATTAGTCGAAGACGAACAAGTGGATGCAATTTATATCGCCACCCCGCATGCCTTACACCAAGAAAACAGCCTGTTATGTTTAGAGCATGACAAAGCGGTTTTATGTGAAAAACCTTTTGCGATGGATAGTCAGCAAGTAAATACCATGATTGCTTGTGCACAAAAAAATAACACATTGCTAATGGAAGCGCTCTGGACATTTTTTCTTCCCCATTATCAATTTGTGTTAAAAGAGCTGGCCAATAAAACCTATGGCAATATTTTAAAACTGGAAGCAAACTTTGGTTTTGTTCGTGAATTTAATGACGAGTCTCGATTATTTAATAAATCACTCGGCGGTGGCAGTCTTTTAGACATAGGTATTTACCCAATATTTGCAGCCCTTTCAACTCTTGGCAAACCGAAGTCCATAAATGCACGGGCGAGTTATTTTGCCAATGGCGCAGACTCATCTTGTGCAATGGTATTTGAGTATGATCATGCAACAGCGCTTCTTGAAAGTAGCTTGTTAGAGCAAACGTCTAATCAAGCGATATTTTATTGTGAAACAGGCGTTATTAAACTTAACAGCCCCTTTCACGGACCTACAACGGTAACGGTTATTGCTAACAATGATGAAAAGGTGTTTGATTTCGGTTATTGCACTAATGGTTACAACACTCACGGTTATAATTATGAAATTGAGCATTTTAATGAGTTATTACGACAAGGGAAAACTGAAAGCAATATTATGAGCTTTAGTTTTAGCCAACTGTTAATTAATACTCTGGATGAAGTGCGGAGCATTATTGGCTTGAACTATTAATTGCCATAAATCATCAACTAGCAACGCACTGTTTTAGGGCGTCGGCACTCTTATCGTACAGACAATCTTAAGTCATTAAGTGTAACCTATTGTTTAATCGGGTTTTTATTTTTGGTTTGAATTTTGCAACTGCACTATTAATGCAAAGCTATTCATTCTCAGGATTCATCTATGTTGTTTGGGCGTAAAAACAGAAAGCCTATTTCTATTCCTAGTAAAAAGGTTGAACAATGGAAATACACCACGTGTAACTATTGCTCTACCGGCTGTTCTATTGAGATTGGTTTAGACACCAATAAAAAAGTTGTTACGACTCGCGGCCACGCCGGCGCGGATGTAAATCGCGGTAAATTATGCATAAAGGGCATTTTAGAACATGAGCTTTTTGACAGCCCAGGTCGAGGCAGTGAACCACTTATTCGTGACAAACATTATGAAGCCTTTGAAAAAACTTCATGGGATAACGCGTTAGACGTTACCAGCGACAAAATAAAATCTATTCAAGCGCAATACGGTAAAGATTCTTTCGCCATTGTTTCAAGTGGCCAGCTTATGACTGAAGAATTCTACACCCTTGGAAAATTAGCCCGAGGTTGTATTGGCACTAATAACTATGATGGTAATACCACGCTTTGTATGGCGTCTGCGGTTAGTGGTTATAAGCGCTCATTTGGCTCTGATGGCCCACCAGGTTGTTATGATGATTTTGAGCACACTCATTGCTTTATGGCGTTTGGTTCAAACTTACCAGAGCAACATCCAATAATTTACTGGCGCTTAAAAGAGGCACTGGAAAAACGAAAGTTCCCACTCATAGTGGTTGACCCACGAGTCACTATGTTGGCGCAATTTGCTGATATTCATTTACCCATTACACCTGGTACTGACTGTGTGTTAATTAATGCCATGATGTTTGTCATTATCAATGAAGGCTTACAAGATCAAGCCTACATTGATGCTCATACCCAAGGCTTTGATGAAGTAAAAGCCTTAGTACAAGATTATGATCCTAAATCAGCTCAGCACATTTGTGGAATTGATGAAGATACCATTCGTAATGTGGCGCGTATTTATGCCAAAGCACCTGCGGCAATGAGCATTTGGACGATGGGCATTAACCAGTCTACACATGGCTCAGATGGTGTAGCGAACATCAATAATTTAAACCTGATCACTGGCAATATTGGTAAGCCGGGTGGTACAAGTTTATCGATCACTGGTCAGTGTAATGCCATGGGCACCCGTGAGTGGTCATCGTGCTCTGGTTTGCCGGGGTATCGCTACTTAGAAAATGCTGATGATAGACAAGAGATAGCAGATTTTTGGGGTATCGACCCAGAGTTCTTTCCAAAAAAGAGAGGTTTGGCAGAAACTGATATTTTCCCAGCCATTGAAACCGGCGAAATTAAAGGAATGTGGATAGTAGCAACGAATCCTATGACGTCAATGCCAAATACAGCTCGTATTCGTAAGGCACTGGAAAAGCTAGATTTTTTAGTTATTCAAGATGTTTATGAAGACGTAGAAACCAATCAGTATTCACATGTGTATTTTCCAGCGTCGGTGTGGGCTGAAAAAGAAGGCTGTCATACCAATACTGAGCGTCGGGTAAATCTAATTAGTAATGTGTTACCTCCTTATGCAAATTCAAAACCTGACTTTTGGATCTTTAACGAAATGGCAAAGCGTTTTGATAACGGCAAGGTTATCAATTTTCCAGAAACACCAGAAGGTGCGTTCAATGAAATGAAGCAATTGTCGAAAGGTAAGGGGAGAACGCTGGATATTTCTGGCATGACCTATGAAAAACTGGTTAAAGCTAAAGGGATCCAATGGCCCTACCGTGAAAGGAAGCGTGAAGAGAACTGTGAACAAGACAATGAAGCCCCGGAAAGCCTAAAAGGCGATCCGCGGTTATATACCGATGGTAAATTTCAAACCAAGTCGGGTAAAGCGAACTTATTGCCTATTAAATTCTTTAATAACAACGAACAGCCGTGCCAAGACTTTC
This genomic window contains:
- a CDS encoding alpha-L-fucosidase, translating into MKVSRNRITTVLTSLLLSSAALSLPTVAEETAKDKQQTMDELWGDSSLDKIKHASAVRGAWFSQDKYSMFIHWGLYSMPAGEWKGKTYYGISEWLMSNRVADIAVDEYKKLAEQFNPTDFDAKAIVKMAVDAGMKNIVITAKHHEGFAMYHSKSSAYDIEDATPFKRDPLKELAGACADAGIGLGFYYSQMQDWYEQGGAHLPWNSSKQTRSFDKYFDEKVVPQVTELLTEYGDIRTVWFDTPGSMTKVQSQKLVDLTRSLQPKAMINSRIGNGVGDFKTLGDHSLSQVNHPGLWETIDTTNNSWGYAWYDKNWKSGTEILHRLISTVGRGGNYMINIGPTGTGEVPKMAEKGLLSAGNWLKQYGDTIYGAKGSPWGRAQAWGDITTKANKLYLHVFDWPANGEIQLSNLSNKIVSAELLNDTKQKIVSEKQSNGWTSISVPIKKPNGLIPVIALTLEGEPKVDGTPGIDPSIKTTLNSAFANCNIGCTNKEIRWMQKFGDWNYANNLLNWEDNGKGEWKVDVAQAGDYYFEVSYSADEVVDFSEWIFSFNGEEMMLQALDTGERKNSKRQGKGRTLYRYRTDAVGVVNLKAGKQSITVIPKGKVVGGGINLNAIHLTPAQL
- a CDS encoding Gfo/Idh/MocA family protein, translating into MKSITGRNIRWGIIGLGGIAHKFATDLINVDGAELYAVASRTQTKADDFADKYQAKVSYDSYQKLVEDEQVDAIYIATPHALHQENSLLCLEHDKAVLCEKPFAMDSQQVNTMIACAQKNNTLLMEALWTFFLPHYQFVLKELANKTYGNILKLEANFGFVREFNDESRLFNKSLGGGSLLDIGIYPIFAALSTLGKPKSINARASYFANGADSSCAMVFEYDHATALLESSLLEQTSNQAIFYCETGVIKLNSPFHGPTTVTVIANNDEKVFDFGYCTNGYNTHGYNYEIEHFNELLRQGKTESNIMSFSFSQLLINTLDEVRSIIGLNY
- a CDS encoding molybdopterin oxidoreductase family protein, with amino-acid sequence MLFGRKNRKPISIPSKKVEQWKYTTCNYCSTGCSIEIGLDTNKKVVTTRGHAGADVNRGKLCIKGILEHELFDSPGRGSEPLIRDKHYEAFEKTSWDNALDVTSDKIKSIQAQYGKDSFAIVSSGQLMTEEFYTLGKLARGCIGTNNYDGNTTLCMASAVSGYKRSFGSDGPPGCYDDFEHTHCFMAFGSNLPEQHPIIYWRLKEALEKRKFPLIVVDPRVTMLAQFADIHLPITPGTDCVLINAMMFVIINEGLQDQAYIDAHTQGFDEVKALVQDYDPKSAQHICGIDEDTIRNVARIYAKAPAAMSIWTMGINQSTHGSDGVANINNLNLITGNIGKPGGTSLSITGQCNAMGTREWSSCSGLPGYRYLENADDRQEIADFWGIDPEFFPKKRGLAETDIFPAIETGEIKGMWIVATNPMTSMPNTARIRKALEKLDFLVIQDVYEDVETNQYSHVYFPASVWAEKEGCHTNTERRVNLISNVLPPYANSKPDFWIFNEMAKRFDNGKVINFPETPEGAFNEMKQLSKGKGRTLDISGMTYEKLVKAKGIQWPYRERKREENCEQDNEAPESLKGDPRLYTDGKFQTKSGKANLLPIKFFNNNEQPCQDFPFWLNSGRVVEHFHTRTRTGKIGNCNKFSPTAYMEMNPDAANELGITHQSYVRLTSRRGDAVVMVQLTQRVPRNMVFIPFHFFDCVNRLTLGLLDPHSRQPAFKQCAVQIETVDQVEAARLNVERRAF